In Kushneria marisflavi, the following are encoded in one genomic region:
- the cydC gene encoding thiol reductant ABC exporter subunit CydC produces MFKQLLPYLRLMKPWMWLLAIGIVLQLMALASSIGLMALSGWFLSASALAGLSVATAHTFNYLLPSAGVRFFALARTGTRYGERLVTHDATFRLLSQLRRHVYERLEPLSPAQLQRHGESELMTRLTADVDALDSLYLRVLAPSLVALLGIVVCGVVIGVFAPAIGAFAALALLLSGLLGPWLAWRAGRSHSDAWQQDNTRLRARLLERLNGLSELMIYNRWHGEVDHLIKGQHTRDAHEYQLARQWGSSQLLSQTLLGLTLTGVLGMAGWAVTQHGMNATLVALMGLSVMGAFEAIALLPQAWQNLGRIQRAAARLDDIQQRVPETGFPEEGRQQLPAGTRLSIDRLSVRFDASTAALSSVSLDVEEGEHLLVLGPSGSGKTTLFNSLIRFVPPSEGILTLGGAPLNQLSEETLRAQFAVAQQDTHLFTASYRDNLTMGQPIEDDAIMAVLDALALSDWLAHQPDGLSGFPDERGSSLSGGQLRRFGLARALLRKAPIVLLDEPTEGLDEATEQQVWRAISHHCQGRTLIVITHRLTQLEQFDRIAMLDEGQLVEHDTPECLLRDADSRLATLCRRIDPELAGLMRPA; encoded by the coding sequence ATGTTTAAACAGTTGCTGCCCTATCTGCGCCTCATGAAGCCCTGGATGTGGCTGCTGGCCATCGGGATTGTCCTGCAGCTCATGGCACTGGCCTCAAGTATCGGGCTGATGGCACTATCAGGCTGGTTTCTGTCTGCCTCGGCGCTGGCAGGACTGAGCGTTGCTACAGCACATACCTTTAACTATCTGCTGCCCTCGGCCGGCGTGCGCTTTTTTGCGCTCGCACGCACCGGCACTCGCTACGGCGAGCGACTGGTCACTCATGACGCCACCTTCCGTCTGCTCTCGCAGCTGCGGCGGCATGTCTATGAAAGACTTGAGCCCCTCTCACCGGCACAACTGCAGCGTCATGGCGAAAGCGAGCTCATGACACGACTGACGGCGGATGTGGATGCCCTCGACAGTCTCTATCTGCGTGTACTGGCCCCTTCCCTCGTGGCTCTGCTGGGCATCGTGGTCTGTGGTGTGGTCATCGGTGTATTTGCTCCCGCCATTGGTGCCTTTGCTGCCCTGGCGCTGTTGCTGTCGGGACTGCTGGGGCCGTGGCTTGCATGGCGTGCCGGGCGATCTCATTCCGATGCCTGGCAGCAGGACAATACCCGGTTAAGGGCACGGCTGCTGGAGCGTCTGAACGGTCTTTCAGAGCTGATGATCTACAATCGCTGGCACGGCGAAGTAGACCACCTCATCAAGGGGCAGCACACGCGGGATGCCCACGAATATCAGCTTGCCCGCCAATGGGGCAGCTCACAGCTGCTCTCGCAGACACTACTGGGGCTGACGCTGACTGGCGTGCTGGGCATGGCCGGCTGGGCAGTCACTCAACACGGCATGAATGCCACACTGGTGGCACTGATGGGACTGTCGGTCATGGGCGCCTTCGAGGCAATCGCCCTGCTTCCCCAGGCCTGGCAGAATCTGGGTCGTATTCAACGCGCCGCTGCGCGCCTTGATGACATCCAGCAGCGGGTGCCGGAAACCGGATTTCCTGAAGAAGGCCGACAGCAGCTGCCAGCAGGTACTCGACTCTCCATTGATCGCCTGAGCGTACGATTTGATGCAAGCACCGCAGCCCTTTCCTCCGTCAGTCTTGATGTCGAAGAAGGCGAGCACCTGCTGGTTCTTGGGCCCTCCGGTAGCGGCAAGACCACTCTGTTCAATAGCCTGATCCGCTTCGTCCCCCCCAGTGAAGGAATCTTGACGCTGGGAGGCGCCCCCCTGAATCAGCTGAGCGAGGAGACGCTGCGCGCTCAATTTGCTGTGGCACAGCAGGACACCCATCTCTTTACAGCCAGCTACCGTGACAACCTGACCATGGGCCAGCCTATCGAAGATGATGCCATCATGGCCGTGCTTGACGCGCTGGCACTGAGCGATTGGCTGGCGCATCAACCTGATGGTTTATCAGGCTTCCCGGACGAGCGCGGCAGCTCTCTGTCCGGCGGACAGCTCAGACGCTTTGGCCTTGCCCGTGCGCTGCTGCGCAAGGCACCTATCGTCTTGCTGGATGAACCCACCGAGGGATTGGATGAAGCCACCGAGCAACAGGTCTGGCGTGCCATAAGCCATCATTGTCAGGGACGCACTCTGATCGTGATTACGCATCGGCTCACACAGCTTGAGCAGTTTGATCGAATCGCCATGCTCGATGAAGGACAATTGGTCGAACATGACACGCCCGAGTGTCTTCTGAGGGATGCCGATAGCCGTCTGGCCACACTGTGTCGACGCATCGATCCAGAACTTGCCGGCCTCATGCGGCCGGCCTGA
- a CDS encoding SDR family NAD(P)-dependent oxidoreductase, producing MLEHLPNQYTAVVTGGGGIGRALLERLHQDPRAGRLIAVTRHPERLKQETPLDTNRLEVVDADITTEQGLKTLSDYLTQTPIHLLFNTIGVLHSGQSDQSVAITPEKRLERLSFEALNHAFHVNAATAAMLISTLTDRLTHHPAIIATLSARVGSIGDNELGGWYAYRASKAALNMLIKTASVEFRRRNPQAILLCLHPGTTDTELSRPFQARVPEEKLFTPDFVAERLLEVIDRRTVEDSGAFYDWNDRPIEW from the coding sequence ATGCTTGAACACCTCCCCAATCAATACACTGCTGTCGTCACCGGGGGTGGCGGTATTGGCCGCGCTCTGCTGGAAAGACTGCATCAGGACCCGCGCGCCGGGCGGCTGATTGCCGTAACCCGCCACCCCGAACGCCTCAAGCAGGAAACACCGCTCGATACCAACCGACTGGAGGTTGTTGACGCCGATATCACTACCGAACAGGGCTTGAAAACGCTCAGCGATTACCTGACGCAGACACCGATCCATCTTCTGTTTAACACGATCGGGGTTTTGCACAGCGGACAGAGTGACCAGTCGGTAGCCATTACCCCCGAAAAGCGGCTTGAGCGGCTCTCCTTTGAGGCGCTGAACCACGCCTTTCACGTCAACGCCGCCACGGCCGCCATGCTGATCAGCACGCTGACCGACCGCCTGACCCACCATCCGGCCATTATTGCCACGCTTTCGGCACGCGTGGGATCGATCGGGGATAACGAGCTGGGGGGCTGGTACGCCTATCGCGCCAGCAAGGCGGCCCTTAACATGTTGATCAAAACGGCATCCGTCGAGTTTAGACGGCGCAACCCGCAGGCTATCCTGCTTTGTCTGCACCCGGGGACGACGGATACCGAGCTGTCTCGCCCCTTTCAGGCCAGAGTGCCGGAAGAGAAACTGTTTACGCCGGACTTTGTGGCCGAGCGGTTGCTCGAGGTCATCGACCGACGCACCGTTGAAGACAGCGGTGCATTTTATGACTGGAATGACAGGCCCATCGAGTGGTAG
- a CDS encoding NADPH:quinone reductase produces MAKRIEFAETGGPEVLKMHEFEPEAPGPREVRVTNWAIGLNFIDIYVRTGLYPVNELPSGLGTEGAGVIEAVGEEVKEFREGDRVAYATGPLGAYATHHTLPADNVVMLPDSIGFDQAAAAMLKGLTVQYLLRQVYQVKSGDTFLFHAAAGGVGLIACQWARSLGARLIGTVSTPEKAELARKNGAWATINYSEENVVERVRELTDGQMCPVVYDSVGRDTWERSLDCLAPRGLMVSFGNASGPVEGVNLATLNKKGSLFVTRPSLAGYADTRERLEAISQELFQVIANDSVHVNIGCRFRLDEAGEAQENVASRRTSGSTILIP; encoded by the coding sequence ATGGCAAAACGTATTGAATTTGCAGAAACCGGCGGGCCGGAAGTGCTCAAAATGCACGAATTCGAGCCGGAGGCGCCCGGGCCGCGAGAAGTGCGTGTTACCAACTGGGCCATTGGCCTCAACTTTATCGATATCTATGTCCGCACCGGCCTTTATCCGGTCAATGAGCTGCCTTCCGGTCTGGGGACGGAAGGGGCTGGTGTTATCGAGGCCGTGGGTGAGGAGGTCAAGGAGTTCAGGGAAGGCGATCGCGTTGCTTACGCTACCGGTCCGCTGGGCGCCTATGCCACTCATCACACCCTGCCTGCCGACAATGTGGTCATGCTGCCGGACAGCATTGGCTTCGACCAGGCTGCAGCAGCCATGCTGAAAGGGCTGACGGTGCAGTATCTGCTGCGTCAGGTGTATCAGGTCAAAAGTGGCGATACCTTTCTCTTCCACGCCGCTGCCGGTGGTGTAGGTCTGATTGCCTGTCAGTGGGCAAGAAGCCTGGGCGCGCGTCTGATCGGCACCGTGTCCACACCGGAAAAGGCGGAGCTTGCGCGTAAAAATGGCGCCTGGGCGACCATCAATTACAGCGAAGAGAACGTGGTGGAGCGCGTTAGGGAACTGACCGATGGCCAGATGTGTCCGGTGGTTTATGACTCGGTAGGTCGGGATACCTGGGAAAGATCGCTGGATTGCCTCGCACCGCGTGGGCTGATGGTGAGCTTTGGCAACGCCTCCGGTCCGGTAGAGGGCGTTAATCTGGCCACGCTGAACAAGAAAGGCTCTCTTTTTGTCACGCGCCCAAGTCTTGCCGGCTACGCCGACACGCGTGAGCGACTGGAAGCCATAAGCCAGGAGCTGTTCCAGGTGATCGCCAACGACAGCGTTCACGTTAACATCGGCTGTCGCTTCCGGCTCGACGAGGCCGGCGAGGCACAGGAGAATGTGGCCTCACGCCGTACGTCCGGTTCGACCATCCTGATTCCCTGA
- a CDS encoding CidA/LrgA family protein translates to MWLMIFLVIGNLLQTMFSLPVVGSVLGMLILFMVLIARRRSSRSMGIAASHLIHYFTLLILPSAAGLFFLGSTLTDNWLKLLIAIVLGTLISSVVTLLTMQAMVRWQQRRDKTAGIS, encoded by the coding sequence ATGTGGCTGATGATCTTTCTGGTCATCGGTAATCTTTTACAGACCATGTTCTCGCTGCCCGTAGTGGGTAGCGTGCTGGGCATGCTGATACTTTTCATGGTGTTAATCGCCCGTCGGCGCTCTTCGCGCTCGATGGGCATCGCCGCCAGCCATCTGATTCACTATTTCACCCTTCTGATTCTGCCCAGCGCTGCCGGCCTTTTCTTTCTGGGCAGCACGCTGACCGATAACTGGCTCAAGCTTTTGATTGCCATCGTGCTGGGCACCCTGATCAGCAGTGTGGTGACGCTTCTGACCATGCAGGCCATGGTGAGATGGCAGCAACGTCGTGACAAGACAGCAGGCATCTCATGA
- a CDS encoding LrgB family protein has protein sequence MTTNTLAHEMMATPALAVVITLAAYMLSLSLYRLMRYPSWAPPMMTGSLMLAVFILVLPIDYNTYYLDAHWLTLLLGPATVGLAIPLYEQFQHIKRLLIPVTVSLVVGSITACAATLSIAWALDVSPAILASLAPKSITTPIAIGVSEGLGGYPGLTAGIVTVTGILAASTIPPLAALLRCQDPRVVGLALGLNGHGLGTARGFGIDSQTGAFASLAMALNGALSAIMLPLVAGWLNS, from the coding sequence ATGACGACGAACACCCTGGCGCACGAGATGATGGCCACACCGGCACTGGCCGTTGTGATCACCCTGGCCGCCTACATGCTGTCACTATCGTTGTATCGACTGATGCGCTACCCCAGCTGGGCGCCCCCAATGATGACCGGCAGCCTGATGCTGGCGGTTTTCATCCTGGTACTGCCGATCGATTACAATACCTATTATCTTGATGCCCACTGGCTGACATTGCTGCTTGGCCCGGCGACGGTCGGTCTGGCCATCCCGCTTTATGAGCAGTTTCAACACATCAAGCGTTTGCTGATTCCTGTCACGGTAAGCCTTGTCGTTGGCTCGATCACGGCCTGCGCCGCGACCCTTTCCATTGCCTGGGCGCTGGACGTTTCCCCCGCCATTCTCGCCTCTCTGGCCCCTAAATCCATTACAACGCCCATCGCGATCGGCGTCTCGGAAGGGCTGGGCGGCTATCCCGGTCTAACGGCAGGCATTGTGACGGTTACCGGCATCCTTGCGGCTTCCACCATTCCCCCACTGGCGGCGCTACTACGCTGTCAGGACCCTCGTGTAGTGGGCCTCGCACTCGGACTCAACGGGCACGGTCTGGGCACGGCACGCGGGTTTGGTATTGATTCACAAACCGGTGCCTTTGCCAGCCTCGCCATGGCTCTCAATGGCGCCCTCAGCGCCATCATGCTGCCACTTGTTGCCGGCTGGCTGAACTCATGA
- a CDS encoding helix-turn-helix domain-containing protein, whose product MNELGERIRKLREQCGLSKAELARRVGVSDVTISYWENGTIKRVGHSRLEPLARALRCSIAHLLGNARETSGGSHAIVPSLPLYPLTSSPETIGISAMPISHLSMGFIDNELIRKDDYLLTPQHLEHFDFCPQGTLMLARKCSRFDGNGLYLVERNARLMVKRIEQDFDMVLNIFGDAESRDPEENAQGNELVFHAAIPVIWPMQVMNF is encoded by the coding sequence ATGAATGAGTTGGGCGAGCGCATTCGCAAATTGCGGGAACAGTGTGGATTGAGCAAGGCGGAGCTGGCCCGTCGCGTAGGCGTTTCAGATGTCACCATTTCCTACTGGGAAAATGGCACCATCAAACGTGTAGGGCATTCGCGTCTGGAACCGCTGGCACGAGCGCTGCGCTGTAGTATCGCGCATCTACTGGGCAATGCTCGTGAGACTTCTGGCGGCAGCCACGCCATAGTGCCGTCACTGCCCCTCTATCCACTGACGTCATCTCCCGAAACGATCGGCATCAGCGCCATGCCGATCTCGCACCTTTCCATGGGGTTTATTGATAATGAACTGATCAGAAAGGATGACTATTTATTGACCCCCCAGCATCTTGAGCATTTCGACTTCTGCCCACAGGGCACCCTGATGCTGGCAAGAAAATGCTCTCGTTTTGATGGTAATGGTCTTTATCTTGTCGAAAGAAACGCTCGCCTGATGGTCAAAAGAATCGAGCAGGATTTCGATATGGTTTTGAACATTTTTGGCGACGCCGAAAGCCGTGATCCTGAAGAAAACGCACAGGGCAATGAACTTGTTTTTCATGCCGCCATTCCTGTCATCTGGCCAATGCAGGTCATGAATTTCTAA
- a CDS encoding very short patch repair endonuclease, with protein sequence MTLVDVVDAATRSRMMAGIQGKNTKPELSVRRFLHACGYRFRLHRRDLPGTPDLTLPRHQCVVFVHGCFWHRHEHCFYATSPATRKTFWQEKLSGNVMRDRRQLEALNALGWRVLIVWECGLRHMPDQLHEILPLIEHGAWLEEWPPEPPRIRRAPQ encoded by the coding sequence ATGACCTTGGTCGATGTGGTCGATGCCGCAACTCGCTCTCGCATGATGGCGGGCATACAGGGCAAGAATACAAAACCCGAGCTTTCAGTCAGGCGCTTTCTACATGCCTGTGGGTACAGATTCCGCCTGCACCGGCGCGACCTGCCAGGCACCCCTGATCTGACGCTGCCACGTCATCAGTGCGTGGTGTTTGTGCACGGCTGCTTCTGGCATCGTCACGAGCATTGCTTTTATGCCACGTCACCTGCGACACGAAAAACCTTCTGGCAGGAAAAGCTGTCAGGCAATGTCATGCGAGATCGTCGACAGCTGGAAGCGTTGAATGCGCTGGGCTGGCGAGTACTCATCGTATGGGAATGTGGACTGCGCCATATGCCCGACCAGCTTCATGAGATCCTGCCACTGATCGAGCACGGCGCATGGCTCGAGGAATGGCCCCCCGAGCCGCCGCGAATCCGCAGGGCGCCACAATAA
- a CDS encoding carbohydrate porin, producing MKKGLCCTLALMGMGLSSQGWAAGAFDPDGDFMFGDWGGARTRLADQGVNFRFEYISEMAYSVDGGFRDKHTGRYADQWTAGANFDLDKLFGVPNAQFQFTLTDRNGESLTNDVINNPNSVGGSSSQEVYGRGSVTRITQMWYGQTYMDDTFEIKAGRVPVGDDFAVIDSNFQNLYLGSGEPGNQNGGIWYNWPISQWALVGKWNITNEQYAQIGFFNLNESNLDRDHGLDLKHSGTSGTLIPIEYGFEPEHGINGLPGHYKLGYYYSSADADDYSSRDDASNAQKSHRYGLYYVIDQQVTSHDNDRDRGLGVFSMGTWNDGDTATFDRYLSAGVTYTGPFDSRAQDEVGFGLAYAHVNDDYDAWSRSGNAALIGGSSAPGYVPRQGEEYNAEVYYSLQATPWMSFRPNLQYVRHPGADSDVDSAWIAGLSVLATF from the coding sequence ATGAAGAAGGGACTGTGTTGCACGCTGGCGCTAATGGGTATGGGCCTGTCATCACAGGGTTGGGCCGCTGGTGCCTTCGATCCCGATGGCGATTTCATGTTTGGGGACTGGGGCGGCGCACGAACCAGGCTGGCCGATCAGGGCGTAAACTTCCGTTTTGAATACATCTCCGAGATGGCCTATTCCGTTGACGGAGGTTTTCGCGACAAGCATACCGGACGCTACGCTGATCAGTGGACCGCCGGTGCCAATTTCGACCTTGATAAGCTGTTTGGCGTGCCCAATGCGCAGTTTCAGTTCACGCTGACCGACCGTAACGGCGAAAGCCTGACCAACGACGTTATCAATAACCCCAACAGCGTCGGTGGCTCCTCCAGTCAGGAAGTCTATGGTCGCGGTAGTGTCACCCGTATTACACAGATGTGGTATGGCCAGACCTACATGGACGACACGTTTGAAATCAAGGCGGGTCGGGTGCCGGTAGGGGATGATTTTGCCGTCATCGACAGCAACTTCCAGAACCTTTATCTGGGTAGCGGTGAACCCGGCAACCAGAACGGCGGTATCTGGTATAACTGGCCGATATCTCAGTGGGCCCTGGTCGGCAAGTGGAACATCACCAATGAGCAGTACGCTCAGATCGGTTTTTTCAATCTCAATGAGTCCAATCTGGATCGTGATCACGGGCTGGATTTAAAGCACAGCGGCACCAGCGGCACGCTCATTCCGATTGAGTACGGCTTTGAGCCGGAGCATGGCATTAATGGTCTGCCGGGCCACTACAAACTGGGTTATTACTACAGTAGCGCCGATGCTGACGATTATTCATCACGTGATGATGCGTCGAATGCCCAGAAGAGCCATCGCTACGGGCTCTATTACGTTATCGATCAGCAGGTGACCAGCCACGACAATGATCGCGACCGCGGTCTTGGCGTATTCAGCATGGGCACATGGAACGATGGTGATACGGCAACCTTTGATCGCTACCTGTCAGCCGGCGTGACCTATACCGGGCCGTTCGATAGCCGCGCACAGGATGAAGTCGGTTTTGGTCTGGCCTATGCCCATGTCAATGACGACTACGATGCCTGGTCGCGCTCGGGTAACGCTGCGTTGATCGGTGGGTCTTCGGCGCCAGGCTATGTACCGCGCCAGGGAGAGGAATACAACGCTGAAGTTTATTACTCCCTGCAGGCCACACCATGGATGTCCTTCCGTCCCAACCTGCAGTATGTGCGTCATCCCGGCGCAGACAGCGACGTGGACAGTGCCTGGATAGCCGGTCTTTCCGTGCTGGCCACGTTCTAG
- a CDS encoding copper resistance protein NlpE N-terminal domain-containing protein, protein MTLTRFSALILTGALLGLSMTGCDQGRDTPDTSQRSSGTNQIYGGSLPCDNCDGVDTELALNFSTDSAGGVYNLTETPRGGPNDGQTQKRKGNWKVISGNAVPGGGTVYVLHPARGDEVHEPVYLLMENNATLQLVDEQFKPLNTSHNDELHRL, encoded by the coding sequence ATGACATTGACACGTTTTAGCGCACTGATACTGACAGGCGCTCTGCTGGGGCTTTCGATGACCGGTTGCGATCAGGGCCGCGACACGCCCGACACCTCTCAGCGAAGTTCTGGCACCAATCAGATTTATGGCGGGTCGCTGCCCTGTGACAACTGCGACGGAGTGGATACCGAACTGGCACTGAATTTCAGCACCGACAGTGCCGGTGGCGTCTACAACCTGACAGAAACGCCACGCGGTGGCCCCAATGACGGTCAGACTCAAAAGCGCAAGGGCAATTGGAAAGTCATCAGTGGCAATGCCGTGCCCGGCGGCGGCACGGTTTATGTGCTTCATCCCGCTCGCGGCGACGAGGTACATGAGCCTGTCTATCTACTAATGGAAAATAACGCCACCCTGCAACTGGTCGATGAGCAATTCAAACCGCTGAACACGTCACACAATGACGAGCTTCACAGGCTCTAG
- a CDS encoding CsbD family protein, with the protein MSEKSPPLEDLKGKVKEAWGALSDDEELSDEGEIQQLAARLEKGQGLSAEQAQRQAEKTFNDRR; encoded by the coding sequence ATGAGCGAAAAGAGTCCGCCTCTGGAAGACCTGAAGGGGAAGGTGAAAGAGGCATGGGGGGCGCTGAGCGATGACGAAGAACTCAGTGATGAGGGCGAGATCCAGCAGCTCGCCGCCAGACTTGAAAAGGGACAGGGACTTTCTGCAGAGCAAGCCCAGCGTCAGGCCGAAAAGACCTTTAACGACCGACGCTGA
- a CDS encoding DUF6482 family protein, which yields MKLNELTERAHSGQLDEIVIESMEGDIFTLRITTQGEIDTLLNEDGTILTPQSLNAAKTLLRDIGGMDNVPIYFRHSVAHDEMMGSEAETADDRMSITLEGQAR from the coding sequence ATGAAACTTAATGAATTAACGGAAAGAGCACATTCTGGCCAACTTGATGAAATCGTCATCGAGTCGATGGAAGGCGATATCTTTACTCTTCGTATCACCACACAGGGAGAGATCGATACGCTGCTCAACGAAGACGGCACCATCTTGACACCTCAGTCTCTCAATGCGGCCAAGACCCTGCTGCGTGATATTGGCGGGATGGATAATGTCCCGATCTATTTTAGACATAGCGTCGCACACGACGAAATGATGGGCTCTGAAGCAGAAACCGCCGATGATCGCATGTCCATTACACTGGAAGGCCAGGCCCGTTAA
- a CDS encoding DUF1415 domain-containing protein, with protein sequence MTTQPLEATRRWVKDWVMAHDLCPFAAAEFERERIRYRQLDAADDAALLMAVIEECEYLEEHQETETTLLVLTPGAEDFFTFLDKLDMAERLMISEGYEGVYQLASFHPDYLFGDSQASPGQEDAADYTNRSPFPLFHLLRETSLEAALARFPHPERIPERNQALLRQQGVEWCRRLQDAIANESSSS encoded by the coding sequence GTGACGACACAACCATTGGAGGCCACCCGACGCTGGGTGAAAGACTGGGTCATGGCACATGATTTGTGCCCGTTTGCTGCAGCCGAATTCGAGCGGGAGCGTATTCGCTATCGCCAGCTTGATGCCGCAGACGATGCAGCCCTGCTCATGGCCGTGATCGAAGAGTGCGAATATCTTGAAGAGCATCAGGAGACGGAAACCACTCTGCTGGTGTTGACGCCCGGTGCCGAAGATTTCTTCACCTTCCTGGACAAGCTCGATATGGCCGAGCGACTCATGATCAGTGAAGGCTATGAAGGCGTCTATCAGCTGGCAAGCTTTCATCCTGACTATCTTTTTGGCGACAGCCAGGCCTCACCCGGCCAAGAGGATGCGGCCGACTACACCAACCGCTCACCCTTTCCGCTATTCCATCTGCTGCGCGAGACCAGTCTCGAAGCTGCACTGGCACGCTTCCCTCACCCTGAACGCATCCCCGAGCGCAATCAGGCACTGCTCAGACAGCAGGGCGTGGAATGGTGTCGCCGATTGCAGGACGCCATTGCCAACGAATCCTCTTCGTCCTGA